The genomic segment ATCGGGACGGTGGTCCTGCCTGAAGCGGATCTCAAGATATTCATGGATGCCACGCCGGAGGAACGGGCGCGCCGTCGGATGCTTGAGATGCGCGCGCGCGGGGCAAATCCCAAGTTTGAAGATGTGCTCGCGGCCATCCGCCGCCGCGACCGATACGACAGCGAGCGGGCCGTGGCTCCGCTGACCAAGGCGGACGATGCCGTGTACCTGGATACGACGGAACTATCCGTGGAAGGCGTTCTGGAGCGGGTTCTTGATCTGGTGGAGAATTGGGATTGCGAGGAGAAGGGGCAAGATGTGGACTAGACGTGCGTTGAACTGGCTGCTTCGGCTTGCGTTTCGCCTGTTGACGCGGCTGGACGTGCGTGGGCTGGAAAATGTCCCCCTGGAGGGCCGCCAGATTCTGATGTTCAACCACGTCAATTTTCTGGACGCCCCGCTGGCGGCTGCCTTCTGGCCGCGCGAAGTTGAGGTTCTCACGAAGGTGGAGAACCTGCGCTCGTGGCTGCTGGGGCCACTCATGCGCCTGTATGGCGCGTTTCCGGTCAATCGCGGCGAGGTGGACCGCCGCGCGTTGACGCGGGCGACCTGGGTTCTGGAGAGCGAGCGCGTGTTGCTCATCTCACCCGAGGGCACCCGCAGCAGGGGGCGGGGGTTGGGGAAGGCAAAGGACGGCATGGCGCTGCTGGCAGTTCGGACGAAATCTCCCATCGTGCCTGTGGCGATCTGGGGACAGGAGCAAGTGATCCCCAGCCTGCTGCGCCTGCGGCGGGCAGAACTCCACATGATGGTGGGCAGGCCGTTCCGTTTTGACTACGAGGCGACGGGCAAGATTGACCGCGAGGCGATTCGGCAGATGACGGCCGAAGCCATGTACATTCTGGCGGCCATGCTGCCGGAGAGATACCGCGGGTTCTACAGCAACCTTGCCGAGGCCACCTCGCGCTATATCCGCTATGATACCGAACCGGACGTATTGAGGCAGCATACGGCAGCATGAG from the Chloroflexota bacterium genome contains:
- a CDS encoding 1-acyl-sn-glycerol-3-phosphate acyltransferase is translated as MWTRRALNWLLRLAFRLLTRLDVRGLENVPLEGRQILMFNHVNFLDAPLAAAFWPREVEVLTKVENLRSWLLGPLMRLYGAFPVNRGEVDRRALTRATWVLESERVLLISPEGTRSRGRGLGKAKDGMALLAVRTKSPIVPVAIWGQEQVIPSLLRLRRAELHMMVGRPFRFDYEATGKIDREAIRQMTAEAMYILAAMLPERYRGFYSNLAEATSRYIRYDTEPDVLRQHTAA